A genomic segment from Solenopsis invicta isolate M01_SB chromosome 5, UNIL_Sinv_3.0, whole genome shotgun sequence encodes:
- the LOC105205728 gene encoding long-chain-fatty-acid--CoA ligase 5 isoform X2, which yields MLQSQFEDYLPYLGGAAGALFVTGVAYWASRPTAEKPLFPLDAQALLLPGNEHIRVSKFYKEGKEGKFVTFLYEDTRTLYEGFRRGAKESNNGPCLGWRDGPNKPYQWLHYNETLLRAKNFGSGLVSLGLAPGQQTLVGLYSQNCPEWILTEQACYSYSLVVVPLYDTLGPDACAYIINQADINLVVCEDDQKCNLLLDKAPRCLRKLVVVKETRPATNQRAKNRGVDVFKFDDIERLGAQRNHPELPPKPSDLCTICYTSGTTGNPKGVMLTHQNVMASNCAVVMQLGDHGITAKDTMISFLPLAHMLERCCENTMYMMGGSVGFYSGDIKKLPEDMKALRPTVMPAVPRLLNRIYDKVQAELQNSFLKKMIFNMGMRAKETEIKKSIVRMNSVWDKIVFKKIQESMGGKLRLMLVGSAPLAGNVLTFTRCALGCVVVEGYGQTECTAPITLTIQGDHVPEHVGPPVACCCVKLVDVPEMEYYATNNQGEVCVKGTNVFMGYYKDPEKTAEVIDEQGWHHTGDIGMWQPNGTLKIIDRKKHIFKLSQGEYIVPEKIENIYTRSQYVQQVFVHGESLKSCIIAIVVPDVDVIKCWAVENGIPGTLSVLCANPEVKKLILDDMLAWGKEAGLKSFEQVKDLYLHPDPFSVQNGLLTPTLKSKRPQLKAYFKPQIEDLYQQLD from the exons A TGTTACAGTCGCAATTCGAGGACTACCTGCCGTATCTTGGTGGTGCGGCCGGCGCGCTCTTCGTCACCGGGGTGGCTTACTGGGCTTCCAGACCGACGGCCGAGAAGCCGCTCTTTCCGCTCGACGCTCAGGCACTGCTGCTACCG GGTAACGAACACATTCGGGTGTCCAAGTTCTACAAAGAGGGTAAGGAGGGCAAGTTCGTCACCTTCCTTTACGAGGATACGCGCACCCTGTACGAAGGCTTTCGCCGCGGCGCCAAGGAGTCCA ATAATGGTCCCTGCCTCGGGTGGAGAGACGGGCCCAACAAACCATACCAATGGCTTCATTACAACGAGACGCTGCTCAGGGCGAAGAATTTCGGTTCCGGCCTAGTGTCCCTGGGGCTGGCCCCTGGTCAACAAACCTTAGTAGGCCTGTACAGTCAGAACTGTCCCGAATGGATTCTCACCGAGCAGGCATGCTACTCGTACTCGCTCGTGGTGGTGCCATTGTACGACACCCTGGGCCCGGACGCCTGCGCGTACATCATAAATCAGGCTGACATTAATCTGGTGGTGTGCGAAGATGACCAAAAGTGCAATTTGCTTCTCGACAAAGCGCCGAG ATGTTTACGGAAGCTGGTGGTGGTGAAGGAGACGCGACCGGCGACGAATCAGCGGGCGAAGAACCGCGGCGTCGACGTGTTCAAGTTCGACGACATCGAGCGGCTCGGCGCGCAGAGGAACCATCCGGAGCTGCCGCCGAAGCCGTCCGACCTCTGCACGATATGCTACACCTCCGGCACCACCGGCAACCCGAAGGGCGTGATGCTGACGCACCAGAACGTCATGGCGTCCAATTGCGCGGTGGTAATGCAGCTGGGCGACCACGGGATCACGGCCAAGGACACGATGATTAGCTTCCTCCCGTTGGCGCACATGCTGGAGCGTTGCTGCGAGAACACCATGTACATGATGGGCGGCTCGGTTGGCTTCTACAGCGGTGACATCAAGAAGCTGCCCGAGGACATGAAAGCCCTCCGGCCTACCGTCATGCCGGCCGTGCCTAGGCTGCTGAATCGTATATATGACAAG GTACAAGCGGAATTGCAAAACTCGTTCCTGAAGAAGATGATCTTCAACATGGGCATGCGGGCGAAGGAGACAGAGATCAAAAAGAGCATCGTCAGAATGAACAGCGTATGGGACAAGATCGTATTCAAGAAGATCCAGGAGTCGATGGGTGGCAAGCTGAGACTGATGCTCGTGGGTTCCGCGCCGTTGGCGGGGAACGTTCTCACATTCACCAGGTGCGCCCTTGGCTGCGTCGTGGTTGAGGGCTACGGCCAGACGGAGTGCACCGCACCAATAACGCTGACGATCCAG GGTGACCACGTACCGGAACATGTGGGACCACCGGTGGCCTGCTGTTGCGTCAAGCTCGTCGATGTTCCGGAGATGGAGTACTACGCGACGAACAACCAGGGTGAGGTGTGCGTCAAGGGTACTAATGTCTTCATGGGATACTACAAGGATCCGGAAAAAACTGCCGAGGTCATCGACGAACAGGGATGGCATCACACAGGAGACATCGGCATGTGGCAGCCT AATGGAACGTTAAAGATAATCGACCGGAAAAAGCATATTTTCAAATTGTCGCAAGGGGAGTACATCGTCCCGGAGAAGATCGAAAATATTTACACACGCAGCCAGTATGTTCAACAAGTATTCGTCCATGGAGAATCATTAAAATCTTGTATTATAGCAATAGTAGTACCAGACGTAGACGTAATCAAGTGCTGGGCGGTAGAGAATGGCATACCCGGTACATTAAGCGTTCTCTGCGCCAATCCAGAAGTCAAAAAATTAATCTTGGACGATATGTTAGCGTGGGGAAAAGAAGCCGGTCTGAAATCCTTTGAACAG GTGAAAGATCTTTATCTCCATCCAGACCCGTTCTCCGTACAAAATGGGCTTTTAACACCAACGCTAAAATCGAAACGGCCTCAACTGAAAGCGTACTTCAAACCACAGATAGAGGATCTCTATCAACAATTGGACTGA
- the LOC105205728 gene encoding long-chain-fatty-acid--CoA ligase 5 isoform X1: MLNEVLQSQFEDYLPYLGGAAGALFVTGVAYWASRPTAEKPLFPLDAQALLLPGNEHIRVSKFYKEGKEGKFVTFLYEDTRTLYEGFRRGAKESNNGPCLGWRDGPNKPYQWLHYNETLLRAKNFGSGLVSLGLAPGQQTLVGLYSQNCPEWILTEQACYSYSLVVVPLYDTLGPDACAYIINQADINLVVCEDDQKCNLLLDKAPRCLRKLVVVKETRPATNQRAKNRGVDVFKFDDIERLGAQRNHPELPPKPSDLCTICYTSGTTGNPKGVMLTHQNVMASNCAVVMQLGDHGITAKDTMISFLPLAHMLERCCENTMYMMGGSVGFYSGDIKKLPEDMKALRPTVMPAVPRLLNRIYDKVQAELQNSFLKKMIFNMGMRAKETEIKKSIVRMNSVWDKIVFKKIQESMGGKLRLMLVGSAPLAGNVLTFTRCALGCVVVEGYGQTECTAPITLTIQGDHVPEHVGPPVACCCVKLVDVPEMEYYATNNQGEVCVKGTNVFMGYYKDPEKTAEVIDEQGWHHTGDIGMWQPNGTLKIIDRKKHIFKLSQGEYIVPEKIENIYTRSQYVQQVFVHGESLKSCIIAIVVPDVDVIKCWAVENGIPGTLSVLCANPEVKKLILDDMLAWGKEAGLKSFEQVKDLYLHPDPFSVQNGLLTPTLKSKRPQLKAYFKPQIEDLYQQLD; the protein is encoded by the exons ATGTTAAACGAAGTGTTACAGTCGCAATTCGAGGACTACCTGCCGTATCTTGGTGGTGCGGCCGGCGCGCTCTTCGTCACCGGGGTGGCTTACTGGGCTTCCAGACCGACGGCCGAGAAGCCGCTCTTTCCGCTCGACGCTCAGGCACTGCTGCTACCG GGTAACGAACACATTCGGGTGTCCAAGTTCTACAAAGAGGGTAAGGAGGGCAAGTTCGTCACCTTCCTTTACGAGGATACGCGCACCCTGTACGAAGGCTTTCGCCGCGGCGCCAAGGAGTCCA ATAATGGTCCCTGCCTCGGGTGGAGAGACGGGCCCAACAAACCATACCAATGGCTTCATTACAACGAGACGCTGCTCAGGGCGAAGAATTTCGGTTCCGGCCTAGTGTCCCTGGGGCTGGCCCCTGGTCAACAAACCTTAGTAGGCCTGTACAGTCAGAACTGTCCCGAATGGATTCTCACCGAGCAGGCATGCTACTCGTACTCGCTCGTGGTGGTGCCATTGTACGACACCCTGGGCCCGGACGCCTGCGCGTACATCATAAATCAGGCTGACATTAATCTGGTGGTGTGCGAAGATGACCAAAAGTGCAATTTGCTTCTCGACAAAGCGCCGAG ATGTTTACGGAAGCTGGTGGTGGTGAAGGAGACGCGACCGGCGACGAATCAGCGGGCGAAGAACCGCGGCGTCGACGTGTTCAAGTTCGACGACATCGAGCGGCTCGGCGCGCAGAGGAACCATCCGGAGCTGCCGCCGAAGCCGTCCGACCTCTGCACGATATGCTACACCTCCGGCACCACCGGCAACCCGAAGGGCGTGATGCTGACGCACCAGAACGTCATGGCGTCCAATTGCGCGGTGGTAATGCAGCTGGGCGACCACGGGATCACGGCCAAGGACACGATGATTAGCTTCCTCCCGTTGGCGCACATGCTGGAGCGTTGCTGCGAGAACACCATGTACATGATGGGCGGCTCGGTTGGCTTCTACAGCGGTGACATCAAGAAGCTGCCCGAGGACATGAAAGCCCTCCGGCCTACCGTCATGCCGGCCGTGCCTAGGCTGCTGAATCGTATATATGACAAG GTACAAGCGGAATTGCAAAACTCGTTCCTGAAGAAGATGATCTTCAACATGGGCATGCGGGCGAAGGAGACAGAGATCAAAAAGAGCATCGTCAGAATGAACAGCGTATGGGACAAGATCGTATTCAAGAAGATCCAGGAGTCGATGGGTGGCAAGCTGAGACTGATGCTCGTGGGTTCCGCGCCGTTGGCGGGGAACGTTCTCACATTCACCAGGTGCGCCCTTGGCTGCGTCGTGGTTGAGGGCTACGGCCAGACGGAGTGCACCGCACCAATAACGCTGACGATCCAG GGTGACCACGTACCGGAACATGTGGGACCACCGGTGGCCTGCTGTTGCGTCAAGCTCGTCGATGTTCCGGAGATGGAGTACTACGCGACGAACAACCAGGGTGAGGTGTGCGTCAAGGGTACTAATGTCTTCATGGGATACTACAAGGATCCGGAAAAAACTGCCGAGGTCATCGACGAACAGGGATGGCATCACACAGGAGACATCGGCATGTGGCAGCCT AATGGAACGTTAAAGATAATCGACCGGAAAAAGCATATTTTCAAATTGTCGCAAGGGGAGTACATCGTCCCGGAGAAGATCGAAAATATTTACACACGCAGCCAGTATGTTCAACAAGTATTCGTCCATGGAGAATCATTAAAATCTTGTATTATAGCAATAGTAGTACCAGACGTAGACGTAATCAAGTGCTGGGCGGTAGAGAATGGCATACCCGGTACATTAAGCGTTCTCTGCGCCAATCCAGAAGTCAAAAAATTAATCTTGGACGATATGTTAGCGTGGGGAAAAGAAGCCGGTCTGAAATCCTTTGAACAG GTGAAAGATCTTTATCTCCATCCAGACCCGTTCTCCGTACAAAATGGGCTTTTAACACCAACGCTAAAATCGAAACGGCCTCAACTGAAAGCGTACTTCAAACCACAGATAGAGGATCTCTATCAACAATTGGACTGA
- the LOC105205728 gene encoding long-chain-fatty-acid--CoA ligase 1 isoform X3: MSSSCFFHEPIHPPLDLGDQSDSFKGNEHIRVSKFYKEGKEGKFVTFLYEDTRTLYEGFRRGAKESNNGPCLGWRDGPNKPYQWLHYNETLLRAKNFGSGLVSLGLAPGQQTLVGLYSQNCPEWILTEQACYSYSLVVVPLYDTLGPDACAYIINQADINLVVCEDDQKCNLLLDKAPRCLRKLVVVKETRPATNQRAKNRGVDVFKFDDIERLGAQRNHPELPPKPSDLCTICYTSGTTGNPKGVMLTHQNVMASNCAVVMQLGDHGITAKDTMISFLPLAHMLERCCENTMYMMGGSVGFYSGDIKKLPEDMKALRPTVMPAVPRLLNRIYDKVQAELQNSFLKKMIFNMGMRAKETEIKKSIVRMNSVWDKIVFKKIQESMGGKLRLMLVGSAPLAGNVLTFTRCALGCVVVEGYGQTECTAPITLTIQGDHVPEHVGPPVACCCVKLVDVPEMEYYATNNQGEVCVKGTNVFMGYYKDPEKTAEVIDEQGWHHTGDIGMWQPNGTLKIIDRKKHIFKLSQGEYIVPEKIENIYTRSQYVQQVFVHGESLKSCIIAIVVPDVDVIKCWAVENGIPGTLSVLCANPEVKKLILDDMLAWGKEAGLKSFEQVKDLYLHPDPFSVQNGLLTPTLKSKRPQLKAYFKPQIEDLYQQLD; the protein is encoded by the exons ATGTCGTCGAGCTGCTTCTTTCACGAGCCGATCCATCCGCCGCTAGATCTCGGCGATCAGTCCGATTCGTTCAAG GGTAACGAACACATTCGGGTGTCCAAGTTCTACAAAGAGGGTAAGGAGGGCAAGTTCGTCACCTTCCTTTACGAGGATACGCGCACCCTGTACGAAGGCTTTCGCCGCGGCGCCAAGGAGTCCA ATAATGGTCCCTGCCTCGGGTGGAGAGACGGGCCCAACAAACCATACCAATGGCTTCATTACAACGAGACGCTGCTCAGGGCGAAGAATTTCGGTTCCGGCCTAGTGTCCCTGGGGCTGGCCCCTGGTCAACAAACCTTAGTAGGCCTGTACAGTCAGAACTGTCCCGAATGGATTCTCACCGAGCAGGCATGCTACTCGTACTCGCTCGTGGTGGTGCCATTGTACGACACCCTGGGCCCGGACGCCTGCGCGTACATCATAAATCAGGCTGACATTAATCTGGTGGTGTGCGAAGATGACCAAAAGTGCAATTTGCTTCTCGACAAAGCGCCGAG ATGTTTACGGAAGCTGGTGGTGGTGAAGGAGACGCGACCGGCGACGAATCAGCGGGCGAAGAACCGCGGCGTCGACGTGTTCAAGTTCGACGACATCGAGCGGCTCGGCGCGCAGAGGAACCATCCGGAGCTGCCGCCGAAGCCGTCCGACCTCTGCACGATATGCTACACCTCCGGCACCACCGGCAACCCGAAGGGCGTGATGCTGACGCACCAGAACGTCATGGCGTCCAATTGCGCGGTGGTAATGCAGCTGGGCGACCACGGGATCACGGCCAAGGACACGATGATTAGCTTCCTCCCGTTGGCGCACATGCTGGAGCGTTGCTGCGAGAACACCATGTACATGATGGGCGGCTCGGTTGGCTTCTACAGCGGTGACATCAAGAAGCTGCCCGAGGACATGAAAGCCCTCCGGCCTACCGTCATGCCGGCCGTGCCTAGGCTGCTGAATCGTATATATGACAAG GTACAAGCGGAATTGCAAAACTCGTTCCTGAAGAAGATGATCTTCAACATGGGCATGCGGGCGAAGGAGACAGAGATCAAAAAGAGCATCGTCAGAATGAACAGCGTATGGGACAAGATCGTATTCAAGAAGATCCAGGAGTCGATGGGTGGCAAGCTGAGACTGATGCTCGTGGGTTCCGCGCCGTTGGCGGGGAACGTTCTCACATTCACCAGGTGCGCCCTTGGCTGCGTCGTGGTTGAGGGCTACGGCCAGACGGAGTGCACCGCACCAATAACGCTGACGATCCAG GGTGACCACGTACCGGAACATGTGGGACCACCGGTGGCCTGCTGTTGCGTCAAGCTCGTCGATGTTCCGGAGATGGAGTACTACGCGACGAACAACCAGGGTGAGGTGTGCGTCAAGGGTACTAATGTCTTCATGGGATACTACAAGGATCCGGAAAAAACTGCCGAGGTCATCGACGAACAGGGATGGCATCACACAGGAGACATCGGCATGTGGCAGCCT AATGGAACGTTAAAGATAATCGACCGGAAAAAGCATATTTTCAAATTGTCGCAAGGGGAGTACATCGTCCCGGAGAAGATCGAAAATATTTACACACGCAGCCAGTATGTTCAACAAGTATTCGTCCATGGAGAATCATTAAAATCTTGTATTATAGCAATAGTAGTACCAGACGTAGACGTAATCAAGTGCTGGGCGGTAGAGAATGGCATACCCGGTACATTAAGCGTTCTCTGCGCCAATCCAGAAGTCAAAAAATTAATCTTGGACGATATGTTAGCGTGGGGAAAAGAAGCCGGTCTGAAATCCTTTGAACAG GTGAAAGATCTTTATCTCCATCCAGACCCGTTCTCCGTACAAAATGGGCTTTTAACACCAACGCTAAAATCGAAACGGCCTCAACTGAAAGCGTACTTCAAACCACAGATAGAGGATCTCTATCAACAATTGGACTGA
- the LOC105205729 gene encoding vesicle transport through interaction with t-SNAREs homolog 1A translates to MIDDTPVFKMASLVDSYEQQYAVLTADITAKIGRIRIQSGGEKRAFVQDVDRQIEEAQELLEQMELEVRGMSGAARDRLRGRVESHRAELKRLTHEFQMAKKPKEDVMEITVEESWDNNVTEDQRKRLLDASEKIERSGRTLQNGYRMALETEEIGSQVLKELHEQRETIQRSRGKLRETDAELGRGSRLLSGMIFRSLQQRIILAGVALVLIIVACIVIYYSFKS, encoded by the exons ATGATCGATGACACACCCGTGTTCAAGATGGCGTCGCTCGTTGACAGCTACGAGCAGCAGTACGCCGTTCTCACAGCTGACATTACCGCGAAAATCGGGCGGATTAGGATCCAGAGTGGCG GTGAGAAAAGAGCCTTTGTGCAGGATGTCGACCGGCAAATCGAGGAGGCGCAAGAGCTG CTGGAGCAAATGGAGCTGGAGGTTCGTGGGATGAGCGGAGCAGCGCGCGATCGCCTACGCGGTCGCGTAGAGAGTCACAGAGCGGAACTAAAGCGCTTAACGCATGAATTTCAAATGGCGAAAAAACCAAAGGAGGATGTCATGGAGATCACCGTGGAGGAATCTTGGGACAATAATGTGACGGAGGAccaaagaaaaagattattggATGCCTCTGAGAAAATAGAACGATCGGGGCGAACGTTACAGAATGGTTATCGTATGGCGTTGGAAACAGAGGAGATCGGGTCTCAGGTTCTCAAGGAACTCCATGAACAGCGTGAAACGATACAACGAAGTAGAGGGAAG TTACGTGAAACAGATGCGGAGTTAGGGCGGGGGTCTCGATTATTATCGGGAATGATCTTTCGGAGCCTTCAACAGAGAATTATTTTAGCAGGAGTAGCATTAGTACTCATAATCGTCGCGTGCATTGTGATATACTATAGTTTTAAGAGTTAA